In Deinococcus proteolyticus MRP, a single genomic region encodes these proteins:
- a CDS encoding peroxiredoxin family protein: MTPESSPPLPWPAAGDFVWRAADVDPARPSLLMFFHLECAGCVSRGIPFMKRLHAEYGEQVNFIAVHTSRGHRQLPRADILPTLLHFAERFARLPFPVALDETGALAAAYATEGTPHWIALEGGEVVRSIYGSQENAQTRLEYWLAELTSAGDA, from the coding sequence ATGACTCCTGAATCCTCCCCTCCCCTGCCCTGGCCTGCGGCAGGGGATTTCGTCTGGCGCGCTGCAGACGTGGACCCAGCGCGGCCCAGCCTGCTGATGTTCTTTCATCTGGAGTGCGCGGGCTGCGTGTCACGCGGTATTCCCTTTATGAAGCGGCTGCACGCGGAGTACGGCGAGCAGGTGAACTTTATTGCCGTGCACACCTCGCGGGGGCACCGCCAGCTGCCCCGCGCCGACATTCTGCCCACGCTGCTGCACTTCGCCGAGCGGTTCGCCCGGCTGCCCTTCCCGGTCGCGCTGGACGAAACTGGCGCACTGGCCGCTGCCTACGCGACCGAGGGCACCCCGCACTGGATTGCTCTGGAAGGTGGCGAGGTGGTGCGCTCCATCTACGGCAGCCAGGAGAACGCGCAGACCCGGCTGGAGTACTGGCTGGCCGAGCTGACCAGTGCAGGCGACGCATGA
- a CDS encoding UDP-N-acetylmuramate dehydrogenase, translating to MQLAAASGQPSPSRLGTRVERLPLARYTTIGVGGEAEIWFVETLEALAEAVEQPYRILGGGSNLVIDDSGVPERVIRLSGPLAKADLTPDPELSDPASGLIVTGWVGGGTPLPGLLRKLQALGWSNLEGTVGIPGQVGGSVWMNAGTRFGEMFDGLHTIEIVTPQGVRQVTPDDLNWGYRNSDIPRGHIISRVRLKLQQSTPEAVRERMEQADAARKGQPKMKTPGCAFKNPGGVSAGLLIDRAGLKGEQIGQARIAPEHGNFIVNLGGATAADVLGLLRLVRGRLAPELSGPLELEYEIWPEEAAADLR from the coding sequence ATGCAGCTCGCTGCCGCGTCCGGCCAGCCCTCGCCCAGCCGCCTGGGCACCCGCGTGGAGCGCTTGCCGCTGGCCCGCTACACCACCATCGGCGTGGGCGGCGAAGCGGAAATCTGGTTCGTGGAGACGCTGGAAGCCCTCGCCGAAGCGGTGGAGCAGCCCTACCGCATCCTGGGCGGCGGCAGCAATCTGGTCATTGACGACAGCGGCGTGCCCGAGCGGGTCATCCGGCTGTCTGGTCCTCTGGCCAAAGCCGACCTGACCCCCGACCCCGAGCTGAGCGACCCCGCCAGCGGCCTGATTGTGACCGGCTGGGTGGGGGGCGGCACTCCTTTGCCGGGCCTGCTGCGCAAGTTGCAGGCGCTGGGCTGGAGCAACCTTGAAGGTACCGTGGGCATTCCCGGACAGGTGGGCGGTTCGGTGTGGATGAACGCCGGCACCCGCTTTGGGGAGATGTTCGACGGCCTGCACACCATCGAAATTGTGACGCCTCAGGGCGTGCGGCAGGTGACGCCGGACGACCTGAACTGGGGCTACCGCAACAGCGACATTCCCCGTGGGCACATCATTTCGCGGGTGCGGCTCAAGCTGCAGCAGAGCACTCCCGAAGCGGTGCGCGAGCGCATGGAACAGGCCGACGCCGCCCGCAAGGGCCAGCCCAAAATGAAGACGCCGGGCTGCGCCTTCAAAAATCCCGGTGGCGTGAGCGCCGGCCTGCTGATTGACCGCGCCGGCCTGAAGGGCGAGCAAATCGGGCAGGCCCGTATCGCCCCGGAACACGGCAACTTCATCGTGAATCTGGGTGGCGCGACCGCTGCCGATGTCCTGGGCCTGCTGCGGCTGGTTAGGGGCCGACTGGCTCCCGAGCTGAGCGGCCCCCTGGAGCTGGAATACGAAATCTGGCCCGAAGAAGCTGCCGCCGACCTGCGCTGA
- the ppk1 gene encoding polyphosphate kinase 1 yields MTKAKSTPKRAATKSASRSAAGKAAKAPAGRKAAGRAAPVGEPVAAEQSAAAQAPLRETFSTVGNPGSRFLNREMSWLSFNERVLAEACDERNPLLERLKFTAICGSNLDEFFMVRVAGIHQQIAAGVQTPSLDGLLPREVLKLVRDQTHDMMERVEDTARQILAQLEEEGIKIWRMDELDAAGREEARRHYLDQIQPVLTPLVVDPSHPFPYISNLSLNLAVLLEGKKKKEPDFARVKVPVGVLPRVVTIGGRLMLLEDVMAAHMDELFKGRRVQAAYLFRVTRNTDFDFDEDEAEDLLATVEDGLRRRRFGDPVRLEVTQDMPARLLGYLQERMSISPRDVFQLQGPLGTSNLMGLPVDRPDLSFEAHQPHLHPYARREDEDIFGVLRRRDLLLHHPYDSFDHVLDFLEEAAADPDVLAIKQILYRTGDDPRLLGALRSAAETGKQVVAFIELKARFDEQRNISWAKQLERAGAHVVHGMAGLKTHAKVTLVVRREEGGLRRYVHIGTGNYNPKTARLYTDLSLLTSDPALGADATELFNHLTGYAEADYRHLLVAPHWARDGMIERLEREAEVARQGGDAWFVGKCNQLTDPAMIEALYRASQAGVKVRMVIRGVCCLRPGVEGLSENIEIRSLLGRFLEHSRIYAFGNAGEPEVYFGSADWMSRNLDRRVEVLAPVLVPELRGEFLSIMDTELSDQRGSWRLREDGVYEKLPGERSAQAEFAAEGSLA; encoded by the coding sequence ATGACCAAGGCCAAATCCACCCCCAAAAGAGCGGCGACCAAGTCCGCGTCCCGGTCCGCAGCAGGCAAGGCAGCCAAGGCTCCGGCAGGGCGCAAAGCTGCCGGCAGGGCTGCACCTGTGGGCGAGCCTGTGGCAGCAGAGCAGTCTGCCGCAGCACAGGCGCCCCTGCGCGAGACCTTCAGCACGGTGGGCAACCCCGGCAGCAGGTTCCTGAACCGCGAGATGTCGTGGCTGTCGTTCAACGAGCGCGTGCTGGCCGAAGCCTGCGACGAGCGTAACCCGCTGCTGGAGCGGCTGAAGTTCACGGCCATCTGCGGCAGCAACCTCGACGAGTTCTTTATGGTGCGCGTGGCCGGAATCCATCAGCAGATTGCCGCCGGGGTGCAGACCCCCAGCCTGGACGGGCTGCTGCCGCGTGAGGTGCTCAAGCTGGTGCGCGACCAGACCCACGACATGATGGAGCGGGTGGAGGATACTGCCCGGCAAATCCTGGCGCAGCTGGAGGAAGAAGGCATCAAAATCTGGCGGATGGATGAGCTGGACGCTGCTGGCCGCGAAGAAGCGCGCCGGCATTATCTGGACCAGATTCAGCCGGTGCTCACTCCGTTGGTGGTAGACCCCAGTCATCCGTTCCCGTATATCAGCAACCTCAGCCTGAACCTGGCCGTGCTGCTGGAAGGCAAGAAGAAAAAGGAACCCGACTTTGCCCGCGTCAAGGTGCCGGTGGGGGTGCTGCCGCGTGTCGTGACCATCGGCGGCCGGCTGATGCTGCTGGAAGACGTGATGGCCGCCCACATGGACGAGCTGTTCAAGGGCCGGCGGGTGCAGGCCGCCTACCTGTTCCGCGTGACCCGCAACACCGACTTCGACTTCGACGAGGACGAAGCCGAAGACCTGCTGGCCACGGTGGAAGACGGTCTGCGCCGCCGCCGCTTCGGCGACCCGGTGCGGCTGGAAGTGACCCAGGACATGCCTGCACGGCTGCTGGGCTACTTGCAGGAGCGCATGAGCATCTCGCCGCGCGACGTGTTTCAGCTGCAGGGGCCGCTGGGCACCAGCAACCTGATGGGTCTGCCGGTAGACCGCCCGGACCTCAGCTTCGAGGCCCACCAGCCGCACCTGCACCCCTACGCCCGGCGCGAGGACGAGGACATTTTCGGGGTGCTGCGCCGGCGCGACCTGCTGCTGCACCATCCCTACGATTCCTTTGACCACGTGCTGGACTTCCTGGAGGAAGCGGCGGCCGACCCCGACGTGCTGGCCATCAAGCAGATTCTGTACCGCACCGGCGACGACCCCCGGCTGCTGGGTGCACTGCGCTCGGCGGCCGAAACCGGCAAGCAGGTGGTGGCCTTTATCGAGCTCAAGGCGCGCTTCGACGAGCAGCGCAACATCTCCTGGGCCAAGCAGCTGGAGCGGGCCGGCGCCCACGTGGTTCACGGCATGGCGGGCCTCAAAACCCACGCCAAAGTCACGCTGGTGGTGCGCCGCGAGGAGGGCGGACTGCGCCGCTACGTACACATCGGCACCGGCAACTACAACCCCAAGACGGCGCGGCTGTACACCGACCTCAGCCTGCTGACCTCCGACCCCGCGCTGGGAGCAGACGCCACCGAGCTGTTCAATCACCTGACCGGTTACGCCGAGGCCGATTACCGGCACCTGCTGGTGGCGCCGCACTGGGCCAGAGACGGCATGATCGAGCGGCTGGAGCGCGAGGCTGAAGTGGCCCGGCAGGGCGGCGACGCCTGGTTCGTGGGCAAGTGCAACCAGCTTACCGACCCGGCCATGATTGAGGCGCTGTACCGCGCTTCGCAGGCGGGCGTCAAGGTGCGGATGGTGATTCGCGGGGTGTGCTGCCTGCGCCCCGGCGTGGAGGGCCTCAGCGAGAACATCGAGATCCGCAGCCTGCTGGGCCGCTTTCTGGAGCATTCCCGCATCTACGCCTTCGGCAACGCTGGCGAACCGGAAGTGTATTTCGGCAGTGCCGACTGGATGAGCCGCAACCTGGACCGCCGGGTGGAGGTGCTGGCCCCGGTGCTGGTGCCGGAGCTGCGCGGCGAGTTCCTGAGCATCATGGACACTGAGCTGAGCGACCAGCGCGGCTCCTGGCGCCTGCGCGAGGACGGCGTCTACGAAAAGCTGCCCGGCGAACGCAGCGCTCAGGCCGAGTTTGCAGCCGAAGGCAGCCTGGCCTAA
- a CDS encoding cell division protein FtsQ/DivIB → MFRRSSSDSRPVRKKWHPDDEETVLHDGLDDSGSPAGDDHSWEETWVEPAAHMPLSQPEDRLEGAEEAEPSPAAPTLPDEDGSTAAAPAAPPPTQLEPAPAASSRPRRRFSLPRRRPPTAAPAPATEAAIDPAVDPAIVPVPPYAAQAAPPAEAPADSLQGQDAGLRGSVRWGWVFLPLAMLGLAASWFALPIREVAVSGNQHLSAEAVVRAAGVGQSSGWLYYGARQAAGLTREPWIESAEVVRQFPGRLSIRITERRPYAVLRESGRQPVAVARDGTRLPGAALPGTFPTVSGWGPERTGDALAALEALAPYHVQSVEYTPSGLAVKSAEGSAWSGDLESLLKYAGALAEYPNQQIHIYPWGVSVQE, encoded by the coding sequence ATGTTCCGCCGTTCGTCATCAGATTCCAGACCTGTCCGCAAAAAGTGGCACCCCGACGACGAGGAAACCGTCCTGCACGATGGGCTGGACGACTCCGGCAGCCCGGCGGGAGATGACCACTCCTGGGAAGAAACTTGGGTTGAGCCGGCGGCGCATATGCCGCTGTCCCAGCCGGAAGACCGCCTAGAGGGGGCTGAGGAGGCTGAGCCGTCTCCGGCGGCCCCAACACTCCCTGACGAGGACGGGTCCACCGCTGCAGCTCCTGCAGCCCCACCCCCAACTCAGCTGGAGCCTGCGCCTGCCGCTTCCAGCCGCCCGCGCAGGCGCTTTTCTCTGCCACGGCGCCGCCCGCCTACGGCCGCTCCTGCACCGGCCACTGAAGCGGCAATAGACCCTGCCGTGGACCCCGCCATAGTCCCGGTTCCGCCCTACGCTGCTCAAGCCGCACCGCCGGCAGAAGCGCCGGCCGACTCGCTCCAGGGCCAGGACGCAGGTCTCCGCGGCAGCGTGCGTTGGGGATGGGTCTTTCTGCCGCTGGCCATGCTGGGGCTTGCCGCGTCCTGGTTTGCCCTGCCCATCCGTGAGGTGGCGGTCAGTGGGAACCAGCACCTCAGCGCCGAGGCAGTGGTGCGCGCAGCCGGGGTGGGCCAGAGCAGCGGCTGGCTCTACTACGGAGCGCGGCAAGCGGCGGGCCTGACCCGCGAACCCTGGATTGAATCGGCCGAGGTCGTCCGGCAGTTTCCAGGGCGGCTCAGCATCCGTATCACCGAGCGCCGCCCTTACGCGGTGCTGCGCGAGTCGGGCCGTCAGCCGGTGGCGGTGGCCCGTGACGGCACCCGCCTGCCCGGCGCCGCCCTGCCGGGCACCTTTCCCACGGTCAGTGGCTGGGGGCCGGAGCGAACCGGCGACGCGCTGGCCGCGCTGGAAGCCCTCGCGCCCTACCATGTACAATCGGTGGAGTACACTCCCTCTGGTCTGGCTGTCAAATCTGCAGAAGGCTCAGCATGGAGCGGCGACCTCGAATCTCTGCTGAAATACGCCGGAGCATTGGCGGAGTATCCCAATCAACAAATTCACATCTACCCCTGGGGGGTGAGCGTCCAGGAATGA
- the murC gene encoding UDP-N-acetylmuramate--L-alanine ligase — protein MTKLFTAEHPSPRDTHIHLMGIGGIGVSAFARLLKARGYHVSGCDAQASELTRQLEAEGITVQLGHDAAHLQAHSGEPAVSVLVASEAVPKTHPEVCAALDAGISVLPRMQLLAELLEAGPSVGVIGTHGKTTTSSMIAVALAGAGLDPAAFVGGIVPEFGANARAGQGPFVAEVDESDRRFAQLSCETAVFTNAEDDHVGGNQATYWETVEEQHAGFAQFVSQAKRVLYYADWQGLEGRSLEHLVAGCAEQLSYGVAEGCTYRAENLRPDPGGTSFTVTCRGEVLGQARVSLPGHHNAMNALAALAVTHLYGGDFGRAALALAAFKGPGRRWQHIGELHGAQVVDDYAHNPTKLQAAVQAAQQTGRRVRVVFQPHRYLRTQQSWPRLADALMSADEVMVLDIAAAGELPIEGIHSQLIVDRMSSSGHTSASYWPQRGDVVDYLRRTAGEGDIIVTMGAGDVWQLARQLVEPADEPLPPLKEAR, from the coding sequence ATGACCAAACTGTTTACTGCTGAACATCCTTCTCCCCGAGATACCCACATCCACCTGATGGGAATCGGCGGCATCGGCGTCAGTGCCTTTGCCCGGCTGCTCAAGGCCCGGGGATACCACGTTTCCGGCTGTGACGCCCAGGCGTCGGAGCTGACCCGCCAGCTGGAGGCCGAAGGCATTACCGTGCAGCTGGGCCACGACGCCGCGCACCTGCAGGCCCACTCCGGCGAACCGGCGGTCAGCGTGCTGGTCGCTTCCGAGGCGGTGCCCAAGACGCACCCCGAGGTCTGCGCCGCGCTGGACGCCGGTATCAGCGTGCTGCCACGGATGCAGCTGCTGGCCGAACTGCTGGAGGCCGGTCCCTCGGTGGGGGTCATCGGCACCCACGGCAAGACCACCACCAGTTCCATGATTGCCGTGGCGCTGGCAGGAGCCGGCCTGGACCCCGCTGCCTTCGTGGGCGGTATCGTGCCGGAATTCGGGGCCAACGCCCGCGCTGGTCAGGGGCCATTCGTGGCCGAAGTGGACGAATCCGACCGCCGCTTCGCTCAGCTCAGCTGCGAAACGGCCGTCTTTACCAATGCCGAAGACGACCATGTGGGCGGCAACCAGGCCACCTACTGGGAGACGGTGGAAGAGCAGCACGCCGGCTTTGCTCAGTTCGTGTCGCAGGCCAAGCGGGTGCTGTACTACGCCGACTGGCAGGGGCTGGAGGGCCGCAGCCTGGAACATCTGGTGGCCGGCTGCGCCGAGCAGCTGTCTTACGGGGTGGCGGAAGGCTGCACCTACCGCGCCGAGAACCTGCGGCCCGACCCAGGCGGCACCAGCTTTACCGTGACCTGCCGGGGTGAAGTCCTGGGGCAGGCCCGCGTGAGCCTGCCGGGCCACCACAACGCCATGAACGCACTGGCGGCGCTGGCCGTCACCCACCTGTACGGCGGTGACTTCGGCCGGGCGGCACTGGCCCTGGCCGCTTTCAAGGGTCCAGGCCGGCGCTGGCAACATATCGGTGAGCTGCACGGGGCTCAGGTGGTCGACGACTACGCCCACAACCCCACCAAGCTGCAGGCGGCTGTGCAGGCGGCGCAGCAGACCGGCCGCCGCGTCCGGGTCGTCTTTCAGCCGCACCGTTACCTGCGTACCCAGCAGTCCTGGCCCCGCCTGGCCGACGCCCTGATGAGCGCGGACGAGGTGATGGTGCTGGATATTGCGGCCGCCGGCGAGCTGCCGATCGAAGGCATTCACTCGCAGCTGATTGTGGACCGTATGAGTAGCAGCGGGCATACCAGCGCCAGCTACTGGCCCCAGCGCGGCGACGTGGTGGACTACCTGCGCCGCACAGCAGGCGAGGGCGACATCATCGTGACCATGGGCGCCGGCGACGTCTGGCAGCTGGCCCGCCAACTGGTCGAACCGGCCGATGAACCCCTGCCTCCTCTGAAGGAAGCCCGGTGA
- a CDS encoding ADP-ribosylglycohydrolase family protein — MTDRRLTALLSLTAADALAAATEFKTPQAIRQRYGDTFREYREGSVFGFAPGEATDDSQMVAATLLGYARAEELSDAGLSGVLEGLRDWLSTRPPDVGGLTRAALGYGTLDGGVRAWADSGFQSAGNGGLMRIAGVWLAGFSGEDLARQSVLVTALTHADPRCVYASVFFTGLLEALGQDEPLPRAAAHGLALLDTTDARAIMLDAGLFGLENRAAFEQFAQASRPARQQVRERVRSGLDGHLTSQSGYVLDTLEAALAHARSGDWLACTEPAALLGDDSDTVACVTGAIAGARGLAVPEHLLPQLRLGHSWPGWQREWSCLERLPELLGAAQRAAQGHSQSAG; from the coding sequence ATGACCGACCGCCGCCTGACTGCTTTGCTGTCGCTGACTGCCGCCGACGCCCTGGCCGCCGCCACCGAGTTCAAGACGCCGCAGGCGATTCGCCAGCGCTACGGCGACACTTTCCGCGAGTACAGGGAAGGCAGCGTCTTCGGCTTCGCGCCGGGCGAGGCCACCGACGACAGCCAGATGGTGGCCGCAACCCTGCTGGGCTACGCCCGTGCAGAGGAGCTGAGTGATGCAGGGCTGAGTGGCGTGTTGGAGGGCCTACGCGACTGGCTGAGCACCCGCCCGCCCGACGTGGGTGGTCTGACCCGCGCCGCACTGGGCTACGGCACCCTGGACGGCGGGGTGCGCGCCTGGGCCGACAGTGGCTTTCAGAGTGCCGGCAACGGCGGCCTGATGCGCATTGCCGGCGTGTGGCTGGCCGGTTTTAGCGGCGAGGACCTGGCCCGCCAGAGCGTGCTGGTCACGGCACTGACCCACGCCGACCCGCGCTGCGTATACGCTTCGGTGTTCTTCACGGGTCTGCTGGAAGCGCTAGGACAGGATGAGCCGCTTCCCCGCGCCGCCGCACACGGGCTGGCGCTGCTGGACACCACCGATGCCCGCGCCATCATGCTGGACGCAGGACTGTTCGGTCTGGAGAACCGTGCCGCTTTCGAGCAGTTCGCGCAGGCCAGCCGGCCGGCACGTCAGCAGGTGCGCGAGCGGGTCCGCAGCGGTCTGGACGGCCACCTCACCTCACAGAGTGGCTACGTGCTGGACACCCTGGAAGCTGCGCTGGCCCATGCCCGCAGCGGCGACTGGCTGGCCTGCACCGAGCCGGCCGCCCTGCTGGGCGACGACTCGGACACGGTGGCCTGCGTGACCGGGGCCATCGCCGGGGCACGTGGGCTGGCGGTGCCGGAGCATCTGCTGCCGCAGCTCAGATTGGGCCACTCCTGGCCGGGCTGGCAGCGGGAATGGAGCTGCCTAGAGCGGCTACCGGAGCTGCTGGGCGCAGCGCAAAGGGCGGCTCAGGGCCACAGCCAGAGCGCGGGCTAA
- the ftsA gene encoding cell division protein FtsA gives MKDNRMIVGLDIGTTKITTVIGELAGDGSVDIIGQGSVPSEGLKRGSVVNLERTVQAIRESVHRAERVAGVKVESAYVSVAGNHTKAITSHGLAAIRRGHEITDTDVHRAIENAQAVPLDPNLEVLHTLPQEYEVDGQEGIKSPVGMHGVRLEVDVHIVAGTAGPLLNLRRCVQEAGLRVDGFVLQALASGLSTVDTGEQSQSVIVIDMGGGTTDIGVFRRGNLAHSASIPIGGDHVTADLAQILKIPMEEAEDVKRRYGAALPEMADADLTLEITTGQGKTHALSAQELSRVIKPRIAEIFGMIRDEIDQTLGPVELIAQHVILTGGASKLRGTPELARDRFRVPVRLGKPGNIGGLIDIVNGPEYAAGVGLVLFGLHEDGRLVAPAPTPLPEPEPEPQPSKPLLKSKKDREREPEPQPQPAPQRAERPQRTERPRPPEPQPAPQRAEVSAAPVQQTVVRTSPQAQEQHPPAPGHKPSLMEKLRSWFSDWL, from the coding sequence ATGAAGGACAACCGAATGATTGTAGGCCTGGATATAGGCACGACCAAAATCACTACCGTGATCGGCGAACTGGCCGGCGACGGCAGTGTCGACATTATCGGCCAGGGCAGCGTGCCCAGCGAGGGCCTCAAGCGCGGCTCGGTCGTGAACTTGGAGCGCACGGTGCAGGCCATCAGAGAATCGGTCCACCGCGCCGAGCGGGTGGCCGGTGTGAAGGTGGAAAGCGCTTACGTGTCGGTGGCCGGCAACCATACCAAGGCCATCACCAGTCACGGTCTGGCGGCCATCCGCCGGGGACACGAAATCACCGACACCGACGTGCACCGTGCCATCGAAAATGCCCAGGCCGTGCCACTTGACCCCAACCTGGAAGTGCTGCACACGCTGCCCCAGGAGTATGAGGTAGACGGTCAGGAAGGCATCAAGAGCCCGGTCGGCATGCACGGCGTGCGGCTGGAAGTGGACGTGCACATTGTGGCCGGCACTGCTGGGCCGCTGCTGAACCTGCGCCGCTGCGTGCAGGAGGCGGGCCTGCGGGTCGACGGCTTCGTGCTGCAGGCGCTGGCGTCGGGGCTGTCCACGGTAGATACCGGCGAGCAGAGCCAATCGGTCATCGTGATTGACATGGGCGGCGGCACCACCGACATCGGGGTGTTCCGCCGGGGCAACCTGGCGCACAGCGCATCTATCCCCATCGGCGGCGACCATGTCACGGCCGACCTGGCGCAGATTCTCAAGATTCCGATGGAAGAGGCCGAGGACGTCAAACGCCGCTACGGCGCAGCACTGCCCGAAATGGCCGACGCCGACCTGACCCTTGAAATCACCACCGGCCAGGGCAAGACCCATGCCCTCAGCGCGCAGGAACTGTCGCGGGTCATCAAGCCGCGCATCGCTGAAATCTTCGGCATGATTCGCGACGAGATTGACCAGACGCTCGGTCCGGTCGAGCTGATTGCCCAACACGTGATTCTGACCGGCGGCGCCAGCAAGCTGCGCGGCACGCCCGAACTGGCCCGTGACCGCTTCCGGGTGCCGGTGCGCCTGGGCAAGCCCGGCAACATCGGCGGCCTGATTGATATCGTCAACGGCCCGGAATATGCCGCTGGCGTAGGCCTGGTGCTGTTCGGCCTGCATGAAGATGGCCGCCTGGTCGCTCCTGCTCCCACACCGCTGCCCGAACCCGAGCCGGAGCCTCAGCCCAGCAAGCCGCTGCTCAAGTCCAAAAAGGACCGTGAGCGTGAGCCGGAGCCACAGCCTCAACCGGCGCCCCAGCGTGCAGAGCGTCCGCAGCGTACCGAACGCCCCCGGCCACCAGAGCCTCAGCCCGCGCCGCAGCGTGCTGAAGTGTCGGCCGCCCCGGTGCAGCAAACGGTGGTGCGGACCTCGCCCCAGGCGCAGGAACAGCACCCGCCGGCACCGGGCCACAAGCCCAGCCTGATGGAAAAGCTGCGTAGCTGGTTCAGCGACTGGCTCTGA
- the ftsZ gene encoding cell division protein FtsZ — protein sequence MEAAKIRVIGLGGAGNNAVNRMIESGLDGVEFIAGNTDAQVLAKSHAEVRIQLGDRLTRGLGAGANPEVGEQAAMEDKERIKEYLDGTDMLFITAGMGGGTGTGSAPVVAEIAREMGILSVAIVTRPFKFEGPKRQRVAEEGISKLAERVDGMIVVNNEKLLTAIDKKVSFREAFLIADRVLYFGVKGISDVINVEGMINLDFADVRNLLSNSGTILMGIGAGRGDKMVEEAAMTAIHSPLLERGIEGASRILVNVTGSYDLSMNDANEILERVREATGREDPDVLFGITPDEAAGDEVRVTVIATGFDDSPFEGGSSFDNMVRPVRTGSSSGYDPKDYDIPAFLRNVGRD from the coding sequence ATGGAAGCTGCCAAAATTCGCGTAATTGGACTGGGTGGAGCCGGCAACAACGCCGTGAACCGCATGATCGAATCAGGGCTGGACGGTGTGGAATTCATCGCCGGTAACACCGACGCTCAGGTGCTGGCCAAGAGCCACGCCGAAGTGCGGATTCAGCTGGGCGACCGCCTGACCCGTGGTCTGGGCGCCGGCGCCAACCCCGAGGTGGGTGAGCAGGCCGCCATGGAGGACAAGGAGCGCATCAAGGAATACCTGGACGGCACCGACATGCTGTTCATCACGGCCGGCATGGGCGGCGGCACCGGCACCGGCTCCGCGCCCGTCGTGGCCGAGATTGCCCGTGAAATGGGCATCCTGAGCGTGGCGATTGTGACCCGTCCCTTTAAGTTCGAAGGCCCCAAGCGCCAGCGCGTGGCCGAAGAAGGCATCAGCAAGCTGGCCGAGCGCGTGGACGGCATGATCGTGGTCAACAATGAGAAGCTGCTGACCGCCATCGACAAGAAGGTGTCGTTCCGCGAAGCCTTCCTGATCGCCGACCGGGTGCTGTACTTCGGCGTGAAGGGCATCAGCGACGTCATCAACGTAGAAGGCATGATCAACCTGGACTTTGCTGACGTGCGCAACCTGCTGAGCAACTCCGGCACCATCCTGATGGGGATCGGCGCTGGCCGGGGCGACAAGATGGTGGAAGAAGCCGCCATGACCGCCATCCACTCGCCGCTGCTGGAACGCGGCATCGAGGGCGCCAGCCGCATCCTGGTCAACGTGACCGGCTCGTACGACCTGAGCATGAACGACGCCAACGAGATTCTGGAGCGCGTGCGCGAGGCCACCGGCCGCGAAGACCCGGATGTGCTGTTCGGCATCACCCCCGACGAGGCTGCTGGTGACGAAGTCCGCGTGACCGTCATCGCCACCGGCTTCGACGACAGCCCCTTCGAGGGCGGCAGCAGCTTCGACAACATGGTGCGCCCCGTGCGGACCGGCAGCTCGTCGGGCTATGACCCCAAGGACTACGACATTCCCGCTTTCCTGCGGAATGTGGGCCGCGACTGA